Proteins from a single region of bacterium:
- the bioA gene encoding adenosylmethionine--8-amino-7-oxononanoate transaminase produces the protein MDRKNLLRRDLRHNWHPYTQMSTLATEPPTLIDRAEGLFLFDAEGNRYYDAISSWWCVVHGHGHPRIREAVTRQMERLDHVLFAGVTHEPAVRLASRLAAIAPEGLSRVFFSDNGSTAVEVALKMSLQCWRNLGREERTGFVCLDHGYHGDTTGCMSVSGVEAFLRAFRPILFPARRVPAPYCYRCPAGKTYPECGVACVDALGGALQEGGDTVAAVILEPLLLGAGGMIAYPPEYLSRAAALARENGAHLILDEVATGFGRTGTMFACGQAGVSPDFLCLSKGLTGGTMPLAATLTTAEVYNSFLGGPDSGKTFYHGHTYTANPVGCAAALASLDLIEEEGLVDNVARLAPRLAEGVRELAGLPLVGDVRGIGTVAALELVSDKGTKEPLPGTAPVFREIRLEGMRRGLFLRPMGNVVYLFLPQAVTREALDDILDRFGGVLKSVLKR, from the coding sequence ATGGATCGAAAGAATCTTCTCCGGAGAGACCTGCGGCACAACTGGCACCCGTACACCCAGATGAGCACCCTCGCGACGGAGCCGCCGACGCTGATCGACCGCGCGGAGGGGCTCTTCCTCTTCGACGCGGAAGGGAACCGGTATTACGACGCGATCTCGAGCTGGTGGTGCGTCGTCCACGGGCACGGTCATCCGCGGATCCGGGAGGCAGTGACGCGGCAGATGGAGCGGCTGGACCACGTCCTGTTCGCCGGCGTCACCCACGAGCCCGCGGTGCGGCTGGCGTCGCGGCTCGCCGCGATCGCCCCGGAGGGGCTTTCGCGCGTCTTCTTCTCGGACAACGGCTCCACGGCGGTGGAGGTGGCGCTCAAGATGTCGCTGCAGTGCTGGCGAAACCTCGGGAGGGAGGAGCGGACCGGGTTCGTCTGTCTCGATCACGGGTACCACGGGGACACCACCGGGTGCATGAGCGTCAGCGGCGTGGAGGCGTTCCTGCGGGCGTTCCGCCCGATCCTGTTCCCCGCCCGCCGCGTCCCCGCGCCGTACTGTTACCGGTGCCCCGCGGGGAAGACGTACCCGGAGTGCGGCGTTGCGTGCGTCGACGCCCTCGGCGGCGCGCTGCAGGAAGGCGGCGACACGGTCGCCGCGGTGATCCTCGAGCCGCTGCTGCTGGGCGCGGGCGGGATGATCGCCTACCCGCCGGAATACCTATCCCGCGCGGCGGCCCTCGCGCGCGAGAACGGCGCCCACCTCATCCTCGACGAGGTGGCGACCGGGTTCGGGAGGACGGGGACGATGTTCGCCTGCGGGCAGGCAGGGGTGTCCCCGGATTTCCTCTGCCTGTCGAAGGGACTGACGGGGGGCACGATGCCGCTGGCCGCGACGCTCACCACCGCCGAGGTGTACAACTCCTTTCTGGGGGGACCGGACAGCGGGAAGACGTTCTACCACGGCCACACCTACACGGCGAACCCGGTCGGCTGCGCCGCCGCGCTCGCCTCCCTCGACCTGATCGAGGAGGAGGGCCTCGTCGACAACGTGGCGCGCCTCGCCCCCCGCCTCGCGGAAGGGGTGCGGGAACTGGCCGGGCTGCCGCTGGTGGGGGACGTGCGCGGGATCGGCACGGTGGCGGCGCTCGAGCTGGTTTCGGACAAGGGTACGAAGGAGCCGCTGCCGGGGACCGCGCCGGTCTTCCGCGAGATCCGTCTCGAGGGGATGCGCCGCGGCCTCTTCCTGCGTCCGATGGGGAACGTCGTCTACCTCTTCCTGCCCCAGGCGGTCACCCGCGAAGCCTTGGACGATATTCTCGACCGCTTCGGCGGCGTCTTAAAGAGTGTGCTGAAGCGGTAA
- a CDS encoding NAD-dependent deacylase, with protein sequence MRDCRSLCVLTGAGVSAESGVPTFRGPEGLWKRRDPMSLATPGAFAADPREVWEWYQWRRQRIRGCTPNPGHAALAAVEASKTDFLLVTQNVDGLHRAAGSRRVAEIHGSIWAVRCVGCGAEQEERGDFAELPPRCAACGGVLRPGVVWFGETLPPGPSDAAMEMLSRCEVLIVAGTSAVISPASGYAAVAKRRGARVIEVNPDETPVSGLCDATFRGKSGEVLPMLLGYPRSS encoded by the coding sequence GTGCGGGATTGCCGCTCCCTGTGCGTGCTGACCGGCGCCGGGGTGTCGGCGGAGAGCGGCGTCCCCACGTTCCGCGGGCCGGAAGGATTATGGAAGCGGAGGGATCCGATGTCGCTGGCCACCCCGGGGGCGTTCGCGGCCGATCCGCGGGAAGTGTGGGAGTGGTACCAGTGGCGCCGGCAGAGGATCCGGGGCTGTACGCCGAACCCGGGCCACGCGGCCCTGGCCGCCGTGGAGGCGTCCAAGACGGACTTCCTCCTCGTGACGCAGAACGTGGATGGCCTCCACCGCGCGGCGGGGTCGCGCCGGGTGGCGGAGATCCACGGGAGCATCTGGGCGGTCCGGTGCGTGGGGTGCGGCGCGGAACAGGAAGAGCGGGGCGATTTCGCGGAGCTTCCGCCGCGATGCGCCGCGTGCGGCGGGGTGCTGCGTCCCGGGGTGGTCTGGTTCGGGGAGACGCTCCCCCCGGGCCCGTCCGACGCGGCGATGGAGATGCTCTCCCGATGCGAGGTGCTGATCGTCGCGGGGACCTCCGCGGTCATCTCCCCCGCGTCCGGCTACGCCGCCGTGGCGAAGCGCCGCGGCGCCCGGGTGATCGAGGTCAATCCGGACGAGACGCCCGTGTCCGGGCTCTGCGACGCGACGTTCCGCGGCAAGTCGGGCGAGGTGCTCCCGATGCTGTTGGGCTACCCCAGGTCGTCGTAA